In a genomic window of Staphylococcus taiwanensis:
- a CDS encoding HTH domain-containing protein, translating to MDKSTRILNILTLLLKGRVVTQYDLNQFTDVSKKSIQRDIHTLNTFFYENDFWSGNNTRVIYNHQLSGYELKQDTKSKHSLGILSLLIKLQSLTPILHYDIHKFILNSISSMNITDKHVLMSTLNQFKVRQELLPGKTLMILQRAIVNKDIVRVEFQDRKVFIKPLSILYMHYDYWFTYEEDHDIHTVALRDIVAVKVLDLKFKRDGTRNPVLFELHTQIWNQFQQQFSIKEVVEENEDKVLVWVNCTRFDAYYIAYQLAPHAKILEPQSYIDSFIDRLDEIKEIYK from the coding sequence TTGGATAAATCAACTCGTATACTTAATATTTTAACTTTGCTTCTTAAAGGCCGTGTTGTGACACAATATGACTTGAATCAATTTACAGATGTTAGTAAAAAATCCATTCAACGTGACATCCACACACTTAACACTTTCTTTTATGAAAATGATTTTTGGAGTGGCAATAATACTAGGGTTATCTACAATCACCAATTATCAGGGTATGAACTTAAACAAGATACGAAGAGTAAACATAGTCTAGGGATTCTTAGTTTACTAATTAAATTACAAAGTTTAACACCTATCCTTCATTATGATATTCATAAATTTATTCTTAATTCTATTTCTTCAATGAATATTACAGACAAACATGTACTAATGAGCACACTAAATCAATTTAAAGTTCGACAAGAATTATTGCCTGGGAAAACATTAATGATTTTACAACGTGCTATAGTTAATAAGGATATCGTCCGTGTTGAATTTCAAGATAGAAAGGTATTCATCAAACCATTATCCATATTATATATGCATTATGATTATTGGTTTACGTATGAAGAGGATCATGACATCCATACAGTTGCGCTTAGGGATATTGTGGCTGTTAAAGTGCTAGATTTGAAGTTTAAACGTGATGGTACGAGAAATCCTGTTTTATTTGAGCTTCACACGCAAATTTGGAACCAATTCCAACAACAGTTTTCAATCAAAGAGGTAGTTGAGGAAAATGAAGATAAGGTATTAGTTTGGGTCAATTGTACAAGATTCGATGCGTACTATATCGCTTACCAATTAGCGCCACACGCTAAAATACTGGAACCTCAATCTTACATTGATAGCTTTATAGACAGATTAGATGAAATCAAAGAAATATATAAATAA
- a CDS encoding oxidoreductase, which translates to MQIAIIGPGAVGTTISFELQQKLSNITLIGRSNKHITIQPANQTVYAHNIDDVTSTFDVIIIAVKTHQLNDLIPKLHHLAHEETLFILAQNGYGLLPSLPFQHTYQAVVYISGQKSGNEVVHFRDYRLHVQKDAQTSRLKQLLDHTKIELVLEDNIEEKIWYKLLVNLGINSITALGHNTAQILKIKEVEQLCRNLLYEGQHVALSEGIQFPDSLVEDIMRIYAGYPDHMGTSMYYDVLNSQPLEVEAIQGFIYRKAKYYHLNTPHLDTVYALLLSHQSIAK; encoded by the coding sequence ATGCAAATTGCTATTATCGGGCCAGGTGCAGTTGGAACAACTATCTCTTTTGAGCTTCAACAAAAGCTATCAAATATTACATTAATTGGCCGTTCTAATAAACACATAACCATTCAACCAGCAAATCAAACTGTATACGCACATAACATAGATGACGTAACTTCAACCTTTGACGTTATTATTATTGCCGTCAAAACGCATCAACTCAATGACTTAATACCCAAATTGCATCATTTAGCTCATGAAGAAACGCTTTTTATTTTAGCGCAAAATGGCTACGGTCTACTGCCAAGTCTTCCATTTCAACACACATACCAAGCTGTTGTTTACATTAGCGGTCAAAAATCTGGAAACGAAGTTGTACATTTTCGTGATTATCGATTACATGTTCAAAAAGATGCTCAAACATCACGCTTAAAACAATTACTTGATCATACAAAAATTGAACTCGTACTTGAAGACAATATTGAAGAAAAAATTTGGTATAAATTACTCGTAAACTTAGGTATTAATTCTATAACTGCACTTGGTCATAATACCGCTCAAATCTTAAAAATTAAAGAAGTCGAGCAATTATGCAGAAATTTATTATACGAAGGACAACACGTAGCTTTATCGGAAGGCATTCAGTTTCCTGACTCATTAGTTGAAGATATCATGCGAATTTATGCAGGCTACCCTGACCATATGGGCACGAGTATGTATTACGATGTGTTAAATAGCCAACCATTGGAGGTCGAAGCCATTCAAGGCTTTATCTATAGAAAAGCAAAGTACTATCATCTCAACACACCTCATTTAGATACTGTTTACGCCCTTCTACTTTCACATCAATCCATTGCAAAATAA